One part of the Arthrobacter tumbae genome encodes these proteins:
- a CDS encoding PQQ-dependent sugar dehydrogenase, giving the protein MATSFAAVPAQAKDAGATPPVAPPDANFEKVTLNDTPGEPVDLAVLPNNDVLHTTRGGEVWLNDAESGLNTLAATLDVYEHDEEGLQSVALDPNFGTKGNNWVYLYYSPPGNTPVDDPATEGVNEGDAPTTGTAADFAPFKGSLTLSRFQFDGSTIDLASEQEILEVPVDRGICCHVGGDIVFDAEGNLYLSTGDDTNPFASGGYTPIDERPDSNPAFDAQRTSANTNDLRGKVLRITPTDGGGYTIPEGNLFEPGTAQTRPEIYVMGLRNPFRIELNQSTSELLIADYSPDARSADPLRGPAGTGKWMSVTEPSNYGWPYCATAELPYVDYDFATGVSGETFNCDAPVNDSPNNTGLRELPPVTQPQAWYSYGASAEFPEFETGGIGPMAGPAYQFDKKATTGRAPVAWPEYYDGMSFFYEWTRDYIKGMTTENGELVSIENVVDSLVTDNPIDMEFGPNGALYVLEYGDGYFGENPDAQLSRIDYIGEGGNHSPVAVASGTPTVGASPLTVEFSSEGTADADGDKLRYAWDFNSDGVVDSTDANPTFTYEEIGSYTASLTVTDQGGKHRGKHSSAEVTIEVGNQAPVVEFISPVADQAFQFGDTVSYEVRVTDDQPVDCALVQVTYILGHHTHGHPQTTTTGCTGTITTTVPEGHDPAVDDLSAVFNASYTDAGDAASDPLTGTAEVVIIPN; this is encoded by the coding sequence ATGGCCACCTCCTTCGCAGCTGTACCTGCTCAGGCAAAGGACGCCGGTGCAACGCCGCCGGTCGCTCCACCGGACGCAAACTTCGAGAAAGTGACCCTGAATGACACCCCGGGAGAGCCGGTAGACCTGGCCGTCCTGCCGAACAACGACGTCCTCCACACCACCCGCGGTGGCGAGGTGTGGCTCAACGATGCCGAGTCCGGCCTCAACACACTGGCGGCGACCCTCGATGTCTACGAACACGACGAGGAAGGCCTGCAAAGCGTCGCGCTGGATCCGAACTTCGGAACCAAGGGCAACAACTGGGTCTACCTTTACTATTCACCTCCAGGAAATACTCCGGTAGATGACCCGGCCACTGAGGGCGTCAACGAGGGCGATGCGCCGACCACCGGCACCGCCGCCGACTTCGCACCATTCAAGGGCTCGCTCACCCTGTCCCGTTTCCAGTTCGACGGTTCCACCATCGACTTGGCCAGCGAACAGGAAATCCTCGAAGTTCCCGTGGACCGTGGCATCTGCTGCCACGTCGGCGGCGACATCGTCTTCGATGCCGAGGGCAACCTCTATCTTTCCACCGGCGATGACACCAACCCCTTCGCCTCCGGCGGCTACACCCCGATCGACGAACGCCCGGACAGCAACCCGGCATTCGATGCGCAGCGGACCTCCGCCAACACCAATGACCTGCGCGGAAAGGTCTTGCGCATCACCCCGACGGACGGCGGCGGATACACCATCCCCGAGGGCAACCTCTTCGAGCCGGGGACTGCGCAGACCCGCCCCGAGATCTACGTCATGGGCCTTCGCAACCCATTCCGCATCGAGCTCAACCAGAGCACTAGTGAACTGCTCATCGCTGACTACTCCCCCGACGCCCGGTCAGCCGATCCGCTTCGCGGTCCGGCAGGAACCGGCAAGTGGATGTCAGTAACCGAGCCTTCCAACTACGGATGGCCCTACTGCGCCACCGCCGAACTGCCGTACGTCGACTATGACTTCGCCACCGGCGTCTCCGGCGAAACCTTCAACTGCGATGCACCCGTCAACGACTCCCCGAACAACACCGGGCTTCGCGAACTGCCGCCGGTAACCCAGCCGCAGGCGTGGTACTCCTACGGCGCTTCGGCCGAGTTCCCTGAATTCGAGACCGGTGGAATCGGACCCATGGCCGGACCGGCATACCAGTTCGACAAGAAGGCAACCACGGGCCGCGCTCCGGTCGCGTGGCCGGAATACTACGACGGGATGTCCTTCTTCTACGAGTGGACCCGCGACTACATCAAGGGCATGACCACGGAAAATGGTGAACTCGTCTCCATCGAGAACGTTGTCGACTCGCTGGTCACGGACAACCCGATTGACATGGAATTCGGTCCCAACGGCGCGCTGTACGTCCTCGAATATGGTGACGGCTACTTCGGCGAAAACCCGGATGCCCAGCTCTCCCGTATCGACTACATCGGTGAAGGCGGCAACCACAGCCCCGTAGCGGTGGCCAGCGGAACTCCCACCGTTGGTGCATCCCCGCTGACCGTCGAATTCTCAAGTGAAGGAACAGCAGACGCCGACGGCGACAAGCTGCGTTACGCCTGGGACTTCAACTCCGACGGCGTTGTGGACTCAACAGACGCGAACCCCACGTTCACTTATGAGGAGATCGGCTCCTACACCGCCAGCCTGACGGTGACGGACCAGGGCGGAAAGCACCGGGGAAAGCACTCTTCCGCAGAAGTGACGATTGAAGTCGGGAACCAGGCACCGGTTGTGGAGTTCATCAGTCCGGTTGCAGACCAGGCCTTCCAGTTCGGAGACACGGTTTCCTACGAAGTCCGCGTCACCGACGACCAGCCCGTTGACTGCGCACTGGTTCAGGTCACCTATATCCTGGGCCACCACACCCACGGACACCCGCAGACCACCACCACGGGCTGCACCGGAACTATCACCACAACGGTTCCTGAGGGACACGATCCCGCAGTGGACGACCTCTCGGCAGTGTTCAACGCTTCCTACACTGACGCCGGCGATGCGGCTTCCGATCCGCTGACCGGAACCGCTGAAGTGGTCATCATCCCCAACTGA
- a CDS encoding alkaline phosphatase family protein, which translates to MKPVLLLDVVGLTAQSLRSMPRLTRLAAQGWSSELATVLPAVTCTVQSTMLTGLAPAQHGVVGNGWYFRELGDVYFWRQHNKLVTGEKIWETARQQDPGYRAGNICWWYAMGMSTDLTVTPRPIYLADGRKSPDAYVRPPALHDELVGHYGEFPLFQYWGPTAAIQSTQWIVNSTRHVLRNQAPNLLMAYLPHLDYDLQRFGPDSPQAARAAAELDGVLAPLLDEAEARGYAVIVVSEYGIEEARKPVDINRVLRREGLLEVYVQGAREQLDPWTSRAFAVADHQVAHVYVSDPADIERVAAILRATDGVDEVLDRKAQGRYGLDHERSGELVVIAEPGAWFTYYFWLDDDRAPDYARGVDIHRKPGYDPSELFFNPADKLAKAKAGMNLARKKLGLRYAMKTVPLDPTHVRGTHGRLPDSKDGTPLIIASHDQIPGSIETLVNGGRQVPAAAVKGLVLETQGMHSLTGSQRL; encoded by the coding sequence GTGAAACCAGTACTGCTGCTGGATGTTGTGGGGCTGACTGCCCAGTCCCTTCGTTCCATGCCCCGCCTGACCAGACTTGCGGCGCAGGGATGGTCGTCCGAACTTGCGACGGTCCTGCCTGCGGTGACCTGCACCGTCCAGTCCACCATGCTGACCGGGCTGGCTCCCGCCCAGCACGGGGTCGTTGGGAACGGCTGGTACTTCCGGGAATTGGGAGATGTGTACTTCTGGCGCCAGCACAACAAGCTGGTCACCGGCGAGAAGATCTGGGAGACCGCACGGCAGCAGGACCCGGGGTACCGCGCGGGCAATATCTGCTGGTGGTACGCCATGGGAATGTCCACCGACCTCACCGTGACTCCCCGGCCGATCTACCTTGCGGACGGCCGCAAATCGCCCGACGCGTATGTGCGTCCCCCCGCCCTGCATGACGAACTGGTGGGCCACTACGGCGAATTCCCGCTCTTTCAGTACTGGGGGCCCACGGCGGCAATCCAGTCGACACAGTGGATTGTGAATTCCACCCGGCACGTCCTGCGGAACCAGGCCCCGAATCTCCTGATGGCTTACCTCCCCCACCTTGATTACGATCTCCAGCGGTTCGGACCGGATTCTCCGCAGGCGGCCCGGGCAGCAGCCGAGCTGGATGGAGTTCTCGCTCCCCTGCTGGACGAAGCCGAGGCCCGGGGTTATGCGGTTATTGTGGTGTCCGAGTACGGCATCGAGGAAGCGCGCAAGCCGGTGGACATCAACCGTGTGCTGCGCCGGGAGGGCCTGCTCGAGGTCTATGTGCAGGGCGCCCGGGAGCAGCTGGACCCGTGGACGTCGCGGGCGTTCGCCGTTGCCGACCATCAGGTTGCCCACGTGTATGTCTCCGATCCGGCGGACATAGAGCGCGTGGCTGCGATCCTTCGCGCGACCGACGGGGTGGACGAGGTCCTCGACCGCAAGGCGCAGGGCCGTTACGGGCTCGACCATGAGCGGTCCGGTGAGCTGGTTGTGATCGCGGAGCCAGGTGCCTGGTTCACCTACTACTTCTGGCTGGACGATGACCGGGCGCCCGACTACGCACGCGGCGTCGACATCCACCGGAAACCCGGGTACGACCCTTCCGAGCTCTTCTTCAACCCGGCGGACAAGCTGGCCAAGGCGAAGGCGGGTATGAATCTGGCGCGGAAAAAGCTGGGCCTGCGATATGCCATGAAAACGGTGCCCCTGGATCCTACGCACGTTCGCGGAACCCACGGAAGGCTACCCGATTCGAAGGATGGCACGCCGCTGATCATCGCTTCCCATGACCAGATACCCGGGTCCATCGAGACACTCGTGAACGGCGGCAGACAGGTGCCGGCAGCCGCCGTCAAAGGGCTGGTGCTCGAGACCCAGGGTATGCACAGTTTAACGGGTTCACAACGACTTTAG
- the eboE gene encoding metabolite traffic protein EboE, with protein MLLSYCTNVHPAEDLDGMVRQLREYSGPIRRKAGLDVLGVGLWLPAGLARRLARSADDLATLREVLTAEGLQLHTINAFPYGGFHNEVVKLGVYKPTWAERERLEYTLDCAEVLAALLPDNTAGSISTLPLAWRNPWTQTDDDDATSAFAELSFRLRELEERTGKTVRIAVEPEPGCVLDTVDDVVGWLGARIDRGVDPEYIGLCVDTCHLAVSFADPADAISHIEAAGLRVVKIQASAALHVPDPSSAAARAALRAFAEPRYLHQVREQGEYGILAADDLTEALDTLPGQAPWRVHFHIPLHHIPSAPLETTAAVLRQTVAEVSRRHYGREVHLDIETYTWSVLPGGQVGIVDGIAAEIGWAESHLLAAAPAS; from the coding sequence ATGCTCCTCTCCTACTGCACCAACGTCCATCCGGCCGAAGATCTCGACGGCATGGTCCGGCAACTCCGCGAGTACTCCGGCCCCATCCGCCGGAAGGCCGGCCTGGACGTTCTCGGTGTGGGGCTCTGGCTTCCCGCCGGACTGGCGCGCCGGCTGGCCCGGAGTGCAGATGACCTGGCGACGCTTCGCGAGGTCCTGACTGCGGAGGGGCTTCAGCTGCACACGATCAACGCCTTTCCCTACGGCGGCTTCCACAACGAGGTGGTCAAACTCGGCGTCTACAAACCCACGTGGGCCGAGCGGGAGCGGCTGGAGTACACCCTCGACTGCGCGGAGGTCCTCGCGGCGCTCCTGCCGGACAACACGGCCGGCTCGATCTCGACCCTGCCGCTTGCCTGGCGAAACCCATGGACACAAACCGACGACGACGACGCCACCTCCGCTTTCGCGGAACTGAGCTTCCGCTTGCGGGAACTTGAGGAGCGCACGGGAAAAACTGTCCGCATCGCCGTCGAACCGGAACCTGGGTGCGTGCTCGATACTGTTGACGACGTGGTCGGCTGGCTGGGAGCACGGATTGATCGCGGCGTTGATCCCGAGTACATCGGCCTGTGCGTGGACACCTGCCACCTTGCGGTTTCTTTCGCGGACCCGGCGGACGCGATCAGCCACATCGAAGCGGCGGGCCTGCGGGTCGTGAAGATCCAGGCGTCAGCAGCCCTCCATGTTCCCGACCCCTCCAGTGCCGCCGCCCGTGCAGCGTTGAGAGCCTTCGCTGAACCCCGCTACCTTCACCAGGTGCGGGAGCAGGGCGAGTACGGAATCCTGGCAGCCGATGACCTGACAGAGGCCCTCGACACTCTGCCGGGACAGGCCCCCTGGCGGGTGCATTTCCACATCCCGCTCCATCACATCCCCTCCGCCCCGCTGGAGACCACGGCCGCTGTGCTGCGACAGACCGTCGCGGAGGTTTCCCGCAGGCACTACGGCCGGGAAGTACATCTGGACATCGAAACCTATACCTGGAGCGTCCTGCCCGGAGGGCAGGTCGGCATCGTCGACGGAATCGCCGCCGAGATCGGGTGGGCGGAGTCCCACCTCCTCGCGGCAGCACCGGCGTCGTAA